A genomic region of Scomber japonicus isolate fScoJap1 chromosome 5, fScoJap1.pri, whole genome shotgun sequence contains the following coding sequences:
- the LOC128359190 gene encoding transmembrane and coiled-coil domain protein 3-like, whose translation MPSANISVRSLSEVEKYLSSRMDRSTEGNSPNITMSLRRGSSVNNLDLDLSDGGPGPTPGFEVQRSRSCLDNLQQKILKVTEQLKIEQTARDENVAEYLKLVNSADKQQVGRIKQVFEKKNQKSAQNIAQMQKKLEQYHRKMKDSEIQHSPSPQSSRSKHSTIPRESPRELLRDMTGSGRHPTMDKIKTIGPGVSLSPPFFFSKPREFANLIRNKFGSADNIAHLKTTMDSSSPLPTDSAGKGLSSSTSMVGKPKYPSDDECSSGSASISADSNGNPVGGGVLAGQVQTQGQGQGQQTGGDSQGRLALSLEEMREIKDAQNQLEEDIEEIKAQFKREYGIISQTLQEERYRYERLEDQLNDLTELHQHEMTDLKQELASIEERVAYQAQERARDIQEALESCQTRVSKLELQQQQQQQTVQLETHDARVLLGKTINIMLAIITVILVCVSTAAKFAAPLMRSRYHVVATLLGLCFLTIFWKNWDRLQYAIDKVLVPA comes from the exons ATGCCCAGCGCCAACATATCCGTGCGAAGTTTATCTGAAGTGGAGAAATACCTCAGCAGCCGGATG GACCGGAGTACCGAGGGCAATTCTCCAAACATCACTATGTCGCTGCGCCGGGGTTCTTCAGTGAACAATCTcgatctggacctgagtgatGGAGGTCCTGGACCAACTCCAGGCTTCGAGGTCCAGCGTAGTCGTTCTTGCTTGGACAACCTCCAGCAAAAAATATTGAAAGTCACAGAGCAGCTGAAGATTGAGCAAACAGCGCGGGACGAGAATGTAGCAGAGTACCTGAAGCTGGTGAACAGTGCGGACAAGCAGCAGGTGGGTCGCATCAAGCAGGTGTTTGAGAAGAAGAACCAGAAGTCAGCTCAAAACATCGCCCAAATGCAAAAGAAGTTGGAACAGTACCATCGTAAGATGAAAGACAGTGAAATCCAGCACAGCCCATCCCCTCAGTCGTCCCGTAGCAAACACAGCACCATACCCAGGGAGTCGCCCAGAGAGCTGCTGAGGGACATGACTGGCAGTGGCCGACACCCAACCATGGACAAGATCAAGACTATCGGACCAGGTGTttccctctcccctcctttcttcttcagcAAGCCCAGAGAGTTCGCCAACCTCATCAGGAACAAATTCGGCAGTGCTGACAACATTGCTCACCTCAAGACCACTATggactcttcctctcctctgcccaCTGACAGTGCAGGAAAGGGGTTGAGTAGCAGTACCTCTATGGTGGGCAAGCCTAAGTATCCCAGTGATGATGAGTGCTCCTCAGGGAGTGCTTCCATTTCAGCAGACAGTAATGGGAACCCAGTTGGGGGTGGAGTGTTAGCGGGGCAGGTGCAGACTCAGGGCCAGGGGCAAGGTCAGCAGACAGGGGGAGACAGCCAGGGCAGACTGGCTTTGAGcctggaggagatgagagagatcAAAGATGCCCAGAACCAGCTGGAGGAGGATATTGAGGAGATAAAGGCTCAGTTCAAGAGAGAGTACGGCATCATCAGCCAAACATTGCAGGAGGAGAGATACAG GTATGAACGTTTGGAAGACCAGCTGAACGACCTGACGGAGCTTCACCAACATGAGATGACTGATTTGAAGCAGGAGCTGGCCAGCATCGAGGAGAGGGTGGCCTACCAGGCTCAAGAAAGGGCCAGGGACATACAG GAAGCTCTCGAGTCATGTCAGACACGAGTGTCCAAGCTGGAACtccagcaacagcaacagcagcagacagtCCAGCTCGAGACCCACGATGCCCGAGTTCTGCTGGGGAAGACCATCAACATCATGTTGGCCATCATCACCGTCATCCTGGTGTGTGTCTCCACCGCTGCCAAGTTTGCCGCTCCACTGATGAGGAGCCGGTACCATGTGGTGGCTACCTTATTGGGACTTTGCTTTTTGACCATATTCTGGAAGAACTGGGACCGGTTACAATATGCCATAGACAAGGTGCTGGTCCCTGcctga
- the nr2c1 gene encoding nuclear receptor subfamily 2 group C member 1 translates to MDGQTQRIQLVSADSSMALGHRIQIVTDQQTGQKIQIVTALEPSSPGKQQFILANADYSPGGKVILAKQEVSPNKVILAAPDGSGVNQLLFASPELAGQQIQFVTESSDPSIVKTVVEYCVVCGDKASGRHYGAVSCEGCKGFFKRSIRKNLVYTCRGSGECAINKLHRNRCQYCRLQRCIALGMKQDSVQCERKPVEVTTREKSVNCAASTEKIYIRKNLCSPLAATPTFVSDKETARSTSLLESSMLLNIQQPFSKLENTILIPTSPDKEDDPSQGDLGTLANVVTSLAHLNKARETSDSGNDLMGVETLSNGDSSMTDIQGEEQTPSDITRAFDTLAKVLHSGDGTAADSLEATMQLMSGDQSGPVVELEGPLLSDSHIPFKLMMPLPVPEYLNVNYICESASRLLFLSMHWARSIPAFQALGGQDNDINLMKACWNELFALGLAQCSNVMNVGTILSAIINHLQTSLQEDKLSPERVKLVMEHIWRMQEFCNSMSKLSPDAYEYAFLKAIVLFSPDHPGIDNTPQIERFQEKAYMELQDYVTRTYPEDSYRLSKLLLRLPALRLISAAVTEELFFAGLIGNVQIDSIIPYILKMESTDYNSQAVSGV, encoded by the exons ATGGATGGGCAGACTCAAAGGATTCAACTTGTGTCGGCAGACAGCAGCATGGCTTTGGGACACAGAATCCAG ATTGTGACTGATCAGCAGACTGGCCAGAAGATCCAGATTGTCACAGCACTTGAGCCATCGTCTCCTGGAAAGCAACAGTTTATTCTAGCAAATGCTGATTATTCTCCCGGTGGTAAGGTGATTTTGGCCAAGCAAGAAGTGTCACCCAACAAGGTCATCCTCGCTGCTCCAGACGGCTCTGGGGTTAACCAGCTGTTGTTTGCCTCCCCTGAACTGGCTGGGCAGCAGATTCAG TTTGTAACGGAAAGCTCAGACCCGTCTATTGTCAAGACAGTTGTGGAGTACTGCGTTGTCTGTGGGGACAAAGCCTCAG GGCGTCATTACGGAGCTGTTAGCTGTGAGGGCTGTAAGGGCTTCTTCAAACGCAGCATTAGGAAGAACCTGGTGTACACATGCAGGGGCTCTGGAGAGTGTGCAATCAACAAGCTTCACCGAAACCGCTGCCAGTACTGTCGACTGCAGCGCTGCATAGCTCTCGGCATGAAACAAGATT CTGTGCAGTGTGAGAGGAAGCCTGTTGAAGTGACCACCAGAGAGAAATCTGTCAACTGTGCAGCCTCCACTGAAAAAATCTACATCCGCAAGAACCTGTGTAGCCCTCTGGCTGCCACACCCACTTTTGTATCTGACAAAGAAACTGCCAG GTCTACAAGTTTGCTCGAGTCAAGTATGTTGCTCAACATTCAACAACCCTTCTCCAAGCTGGAAAATACCATCTTGATCCCAACATCCCCTGACAAG GAGGATGACCCATCTCAAGGCGACCTTGGTACGTTGGCGAATGTAGTGACATCCCTCGCCCACCTCAACAAGGCCAGGGAGACAAGTGACAGCGGCAATGATCTGATGGGAGTTGAGACGCTTAGCAATGGCGATAGCTCGATGACGGACATCCAAGGAGAAGAGCAAACACCAAGTGATATCACTCG AGCGTTTGACACCCTGGCCAAAGTCCTGCATTCTGGTGACGGCACAGCAGCAGACTCCTTGGAGGCCACAATGCAGCTGATGTCAGGGGACCAGTCGGGTCCTGTGGTGGAGTTAGAGGGACCTTTACTCTCTGACAGCCATATTCCCTTCAAG CTTATGATGCCTTTGCCTGTGCCAGAGTACCTCAATGTCAACTACATCTGTGAGTCAGCTTCACGGCTACTTTTTCTCTCTATGCACTGGGCACGCTCCATACCTGCCTTTCAAGCCTTAGG tgGTCAAGACAATGACATTAACTTGATGAAAGCCTGCTGGAATGAGCTGTTCGCCCTGGGTCTGGCACAGTGTTCCAACGTTATGAATGTTGGTACCATCTTAAGTGCCATTATCAACCATCTGCAGACCAGCTTACAGGAAG ACAAGTTATCCCCAGAGCGAGTAAAACTCGTAATGGAGCACATCTGGAGGATGCAGGAGTTCTGTAACAGCATGTCCAAGCTGTCCCCGGATGCTTATGAATATGCCTTCCTCAAAGCCATCGTTCTCTTCAGCCCTG ATCACCCAGGCATTGATAATACCCCACAAATAGAGCGGTTCCAAGAGAAGGCTTACATGGAGCTGCAGGACTATGTAACTAGGACCTACCCAGAAGACTCCTATCG GTTATCCAAGCTGTTGCTGCGTCTTCCTGCTCTCAGGCTGATAAGTGCAGCTGTCACTGAGGAGCTGTTCTTCGCTGGGCTCATTGGCAATGTGCAGATTGACAGCATCATACCGTACATCCTCAAAATGGAGTCGACTGATTATAACAGCCAGGCGGTCTCTGGGGTCTGA